The Streptomyces sp. NBC_00670 genome window below encodes:
- the dxs gene encoding 1-deoxy-D-xylulose-5-phosphate synthase — MPLLTRIGGPRDLDRLTLEELDELAEEIRTFLVDAVSKTGGHLGPNLGVVELTLALHRVFQSPKDKVLFDTGHQSYVHKLLTGRQDFSRLKMKGGLSGYPSQGESEHDVIENSHASTVLGWADGIAKANQLKKRDSHVVAVIGDGALTGGMAWEALNNIADAKDRPLVIVVNDNERSYAPTIGGLANHLATLRTTDGYERFLARTREVLERTPVVGRPLYETLHGAKKGLKDFITPQGMFEDLGLKYVGPIDGHDIEALESALTRAKRFNGPVIVHCLTEKGRGYQPALADEADRFHGIGPIHPDTGLPVKAAGADWTSVFGDEMVRLGTERDDIVAITAAMLQPVGLKKFADAFPDRIYDVGIAEQHGAVSAAGLAHAGAHPVFAVYATFLNRAFDQVLMDVALHKCGVTFVLDRAGITGTDGASHNGMWDMSILQVVPGLRLAAPRDADQVRAQLREAVAVEDAPTVVRFSKGAVGPAVPAVGRVGGMDVLREPGTDRPDVLLVSVGALAPMCLEIAGLLDKQGISTTVVDPRWVKPVDEAMAPLAERHRVVVTVEDNSRVGGVGSTIAQALRDAGVDVPLRDFGIPPRFLDHASRAEVMAEIGLTAPDIARQVTGLVSKLDGRFERPTAEAEPVEEPARD; from the coding sequence GTGCCGCTGCTGACCCGCATCGGGGGACCGCGTGATCTGGACCGGCTCACCCTGGAGGAGCTGGACGAGCTGGCGGAGGAGATCCGCACCTTCCTGGTGGACGCCGTCTCCAAGACCGGCGGCCACCTGGGCCCGAACCTCGGTGTCGTCGAGCTCACCCTGGCCCTGCACCGCGTCTTCCAGTCGCCGAAGGACAAGGTCCTCTTCGACACCGGCCACCAGTCCTACGTGCACAAGCTGCTCACCGGCCGCCAGGACTTCTCCAGGCTGAAGATGAAGGGCGGCCTGTCCGGCTACCCCTCGCAAGGAGAGTCCGAGCACGACGTCATCGAGAACAGCCACGCCTCCACCGTGCTGGGCTGGGCCGACGGCATCGCCAAGGCCAACCAGCTCAAGAAGCGCGACAGCCACGTCGTCGCGGTCATCGGCGACGGCGCCCTGACCGGCGGCATGGCCTGGGAGGCGCTCAACAACATCGCCGACGCCAAGGACCGCCCCCTCGTCATCGTCGTCAACGACAACGAGCGCTCCTACGCCCCCACCATCGGGGGACTGGCCAACCACCTGGCCACCCTGCGCACCACCGACGGCTACGAGCGCTTCCTGGCCCGTACCCGCGAGGTCCTCGAGCGGACCCCGGTCGTCGGCCGGCCCCTGTACGAGACGCTGCACGGCGCCAAGAAGGGGCTGAAGGACTTCATCACCCCGCAGGGCATGTTCGAGGACCTGGGCCTGAAGTACGTCGGCCCGATCGACGGCCACGACATCGAGGCCCTGGAGTCCGCGCTGACCCGCGCCAAGCGGTTCAACGGCCCCGTCATCGTGCACTGCCTCACCGAGAAGGGCCGCGGCTACCAGCCCGCCCTGGCGGACGAGGCCGACCGCTTCCACGGCATCGGCCCCATCCACCCCGACACCGGCCTGCCGGTCAAGGCCGCCGGCGCCGACTGGACCTCCGTCTTCGGCGACGAGATGGTCCGGCTCGGCACCGAGCGCGACGACATCGTCGCCATCACGGCCGCCATGCTCCAGCCCGTCGGCCTGAAGAAGTTCGCGGACGCCTTCCCCGACCGCATCTACGACGTCGGCATCGCCGAGCAGCACGGCGCCGTCTCCGCGGCCGGCCTCGCGCACGCGGGCGCCCACCCGGTCTTCGCCGTCTACGCCACCTTCCTCAACCGCGCCTTCGACCAGGTGCTGATGGACGTCGCGCTGCACAAGTGCGGCGTGACCTTCGTCCTGGACCGGGCCGGCATCACCGGCACCGACGGCGCCTCCCACAACGGCATGTGGGACATGTCCATCCTCCAGGTCGTCCCCGGGCTGCGGCTCGCCGCCCCGCGCGACGCCGACCAGGTCCGCGCCCAGCTCCGCGAGGCCGTCGCCGTCGAGGACGCGCCCACCGTGGTCCGCTTCTCCAAGGGCGCCGTCGGCCCCGCCGTGCCCGCCGTGGGCCGCGTCGGCGGCATGGACGTGCTGCGCGAGCCCGGCACCGACCGGCCCGACGTGCTGCTGGTCTCCGTCGGCGCGCTCGCCCCGATGTGCCTGGAGATCGCCGGGCTCCTCGACAAGCAGGGCATCTCCACCACCGTCGTCGACCCCCGCTGGGTCAAGCCGGTCGACGAGGCCATGGCCCCGCTCGCCGAGCGCCACCGGGTCGTCGTCACCGTCGAGGACAACTCCCGCGTCGGTGGCGTCGGCTCCACGATCGCCCAGGCACTGCGCGACGCGGGCGTCGACGTGCCGCTGCGCGACTTCGGCATCCCGCCGCGCTTCCTCGACCACGCCTCGCGCGCCGAGGTCATGGCCGAGATCGGGCTGACGGCGCCGGACATCGCCCGCCAGGTCACCGGGCTCGTCTCCAAGCTCGACGGCCGCTTCGAACGGCCCACCGCCGAGGCCGAGCCGGTGGAGGAACCGGCACGGGACTGA